The sequence below is a genomic window from Gopherus evgoodei ecotype Sinaloan lineage chromosome 9, rGopEvg1_v1.p, whole genome shotgun sequence.
CTGTATTAAAGCCAAATGCAGTGTGGTGTATACAGTGATAGCTGGTTACTGGTGGGCACCCAGAAAGTGAGACTGACCCTGTCTTTGCACATCCTCCACCAGTCTGCACTGGCATGGGCCAGGGCCTCTGCAAAATGCCTGAACTTTAACAGCATGCTGATCCTGTTACCAGTGTGTCGCAACCTGCTTTCCTTCCTGAGGGGCACCTGCTTGGTGAGtgaccagccctgccccatcctcaCTCCATATCCCACCACACAAATGCTCACCCAGGACTGGGACTGATTCTGGCCTCACCTGGCACTCCCGGCCAGTCACACCCAGCACGGTCATGCACTAGTGACAGAATGAGCCAGACACCAAAACATCAGGAGATTGGCCCAAAAGTCAATTACAAATATTGCTGTTTGTGATGTGGCCTTTGAACTCCCCCtgcctcagggtgtgtgtgtgaaatcagtGCTGCCAACACTTCAACATATACAGTGTGAGGAGGTTTTACTGATGCAGCCTGATGGGGTGGGGTAAGGTCCCCTTCTGCATCTCCCCAATGCTCACAGTTCCCATTAATTACTTCCGTGTCCCCCCACGGCCCCTCCCTCAACCAGTAATTAATTATCCACCCCCTGCATCTGCTCCTTGCCCCTCcttgcccctctgctcctcctgcagctccaggggttctgcagcctcctctcctggacctggggggctgcaggagggtcccttccttccctttcctaggccagaagggacagctTCGGGGGCTCTTCACCCTCTCTGCATCCTCCCGGACTGGGTGTTGTAGGGAtggagggaaaggggcagggaacagactgacccagggcttggtgggggggaggagcacCTCCCCCCTTCCCTACTCTGAGAAAGGTGTcatctcctccctcacccaaaagTGTTCTGGCTcctgagggcaggaggagggctcCATGTGccttctgcagcagctctgattggctgcttttcctcaggaggcagggtaggggtcagggccggctctagggaGATCCTCTGAGATCACccagaatgctgcccctgaaattgtgctgtcccaagcacgtgcttggtttgctggtgcctagagctggtcctggaAGTGGGAAAGGCATTAATCACAAGGGCAGGGTTGCTAGCACCAATGCCCAAGtggctccagctgaggccaagGTCCCCTCATTGGCTACAGCTAGATGAAATGCACAACATGGCCCTTGGCCCTGTGTGTCCATGCCTGCCCACCCCTAGGGCCTCCCCCTGCCTCACATGGGGAGGGGCTCACTCTGCCcctggtctcccctcccccctgtccCACTCAGCTGGCCCTACCCCTCTTGCCCCCTCAGTCTGGAAGCAGCCCCCCGTTTGCTGACCgtttcctctcctccctgcagtGTTGCAGGCGCACAATGAGGAAGCAGCTGGATCGCAACCTCACCTTCCACAAGCTTGTGGCCTACGCGATTGCCCTGTTCACAGGTAACTCAGGCACCCACCTCACTGCACACAGTACAGAAAGTGCTCAGTACAGAAAAGTGCTGCACCAGCCAGCAGTCGCTGGTTCAGGTTCCCCCTTGCCTGGGGGTAGGTTGCTAACCCTCCAAGACTGTCTTAGAGTGTCCAGGAATTAAacattatgtcatgtgatgaaacttccaggaatacaTCTAACCAAAATTGGCACCCTACTGAGGGCAGAGTGAGCAGATGCCCAGGCCCTCCCCAGTGGGATGATGATCAGGGTCTGAGCTCAGTCTGCATGTGGCGAGCATGGATTCTATATCCAAGAGGGCAATGGAGGGGGGGCCAGCTGACCCTTTCACAGCAAGCTGTGATGCCTTGGCTTGCAGCAGGTCTTAGGGTATATGTCTACGCAGCAATTAAATACCTGCacctggcccaggtcagctgatttgggctcgcAGGGCTAGGGCTGTAAAATTGTAAAATTGCTGTTAGGCATTTGGGCTCGGGCTAGATCCCAGTCTATGAGACTCCCGCAATATGAgactcccagagcctgggctccagcccaagcccgaatgtcTATCCAGCAATTTTAGCCCCACAGCTCAAGTCAACTAAGCCAGGCCAGCCATGACTGTGCCTCAGGAAcgtttattccagtgtagacttgccctggcTGATGGACTCTCAGGGTGTAGGTTggttccaatctctctctctctctctgtgtcggTGATGTTCAGCTGTTCACATCATAGCCCACCTGTGTAACTTTGAGTGGTACAATGACAGCCAGCAAGCTGCGGATGGGAGCCTCTCCTCCATCCTTTCCAACCTGCACCAAGATGAGGAGAGTAACAAATGGCTAAACCCCATCCACACCAACAGCACAGTGAGTGCCCAGGACCTGCCTTGTGGGGATGCGAGTCCCAGGGTGGCTGCCACAGGGTGCCATGGCTTCATTCTGTGCTGCCTGCTGACTTTATGTGACCATCCCCATCTCCTCGCTGTGTTCTCTTGCAGACTCCAGCATATGTAACATTCACTACCATCCCGGGACTGACAGGCGTGATCATCACTTTGGCGCTGATCCTCATGGTCACCTCCTCCATGGAGTTCATCCGCAGGAGCTATTTCGAGGTCTTCTGGTACACACACCATCTCTTCATCATCTACTTCGCCGGTCTTGTTATCCATGGCATCGCGTAAGGCACCACACAACAGCCACACGTCACTGCCAAATGGCATCTCACTGGCAGGCCCTATCCACCTCCCCATCTGTCATGCACTCCCCATTTCCAACCCTGGCATGTGACTCTCACGCCACATCCCTACTGCCGTGGAGCATCTGGCACCCTCCTTGCTTCCCATCCAAGCATCTGTCTCATCCTCCCTTTACCCAACCCCTTCCTCTGACTGTTCCACCCTCCCCCATTTCCAGCAGAACCTCCTGCTATCACATGCTTCCCATCTCTAGGCCAGCGTCTCCCCTTCCTCCTTTGCTTAGCAGTTATGAAAGTGAAGCAGGGAGGTAGGCTTGGATCAGGAGAGCTGTGGTGACATGTCTCTCCTCTCCCAGTGGTCTAGTTCGTGGGCAGACAGCAGAAAGCTTGAATAAGCACAACCCCGAGCACTGTGCGCAGGACCCTAGATACTGGGGAGGAAACAACACAGACTCCCACTGTGAAGAGCCCGAGTTTGGGAGCATCCCAGCTGAGGTGAGTCCTTCCAGTGCAGACAATAGTTGGCAGGAGACCACGCTGAGCTAACTGACAGACCTCATCCTTGTCCCatcaggagggggcagtgcagTCACTAACACAATCTTATTTTCCATGGTGTGATGGGAGAGGAGTTCTCTGACCCTCctaactccttcccctccctgccactcATGCCTGCCAGGAGAAcaagctccctcccacctccctaaAGCCTCTCCATGCCAAGTATCCCACACGGGGCTCTTCAcagcctgcctcagccctgctcaACTTTCTAGGTGCTTCTTGCTAAGacagcccctcccttcccccgatGTACACTCCTGGCcaacccacctcttccctgctggTTCCCAGTCTGACAGGGGTGGGTGAGAAATGCCAGCAGCACAGGACAAGGCTCTTATCAGGCCAGAGCAGCTCCAACCTGCTGCTCTGGGGGTAGGCTTCAGTGTCATCCAACTGGGAAGTAGCCAGTTCTCAAAAGGGTATAGATGGGATGACATGAACAATATCACAGCCCTCTGCAGAGGGACTTGGAAACCCAGCTTTTCTCCTCTCTGAATTGACATTAGACTGAAATACGCTCCCCTCACTTGCTGTAACCCACACTGCACTAGTGACCATCGCCCCGGGGAGCTCTGTGCCAAGCTTGCATGGATTGCAGGGATAACTCCTGCAGGGATAGCTCTTGCCCTCTGCCCAGACTTCTTGGTGACGGAGCTTGAGAACTTGAATTAGAGTGGGTGGGACAGTGCTCTGTAGGTATAAGGTACTAATGCCAATCCTGGTGTGCCCATGTCACCCTGCACCAGCATGGAGCCATGTCTCCATAAAAACATTTCCCAAAACATTAGGTGAGAACATTTGATCTAGGAATCACCCTGTAGGGACATCAGTGCCCTACACTGCCAAACCTCCCCTCAGTGCACATCGGCTCCTCCAGAGATGGAAAGGCTCTCACAATATATTACTCACTTCTGTCTCCACAGTCCTGGCAGTGGGTGCTGATCCCAATCCTTCTCTATGTCTTTGAGCGGGTCTTACGCTTTTGGCGTTCTCGACAGAGGGTCGTCGTTACAAAGGTAAGGGGTGTCTCAGCACAGCCAgtgcagcctctcccagcaggagtcACTGTAGGCAATGGGATAGAAGCACTACCTGTGGGAGCTCCTAGCCACTCCAATCCCAGTCTTTCCCAGCAGGAGTCACAGTATGCTCCCTGTGTAGGGTGCTCCTAGCTACTCCACGCTCAGCCCAAGCAGTGGTGTCGCTGTAGAAGCAGCTGGGTGGGACATACTCATGCTTTGCGGATGTGCCTTTCCTACAGGCTGTTGTACACCCATCAAAAGTGTTAGAACTACAGATGCACAAGAAGGGCTTCAGCATGGAAGTGGGCCAGTATATTTTCATCAATTGCCCCTCTGTCTCGCACCTGGAGTGGCATCCTTTCACCCTGACCTCTGCACCAGAAGAAGACTTCTTCTCTGTTCACATCCGggcagcaggggactggacagaGAATCTTATTGATACCtttcagcagcagaaaccaaagacaCCCAGGTAGGCAAGGATGGCATTAGAGCCAGAAAGCCATTAGAACTCACCCCCTGGGAAGAGTTTTGTGATACAAAGTGATGCAGGAAGGCAGCTTCGACTTTTTACCTGGGTCTTGACTTATTTTACCAGGATAGAGGTGGATGGCCCCTTTGGCACAGCCAGTGAAGATGTGTTCCAGTATGAGGTTGCTATGCTGGTGGGAGCAGGGATCGGGGTCACGCCCTTTGCCTCTGTGCTGAAATCAATCTGGTACAAGTTCCAGCATGCAGACCAGCGTCTCAAAACCAAAAAGGTAACCAGTGCAATAGGGGAAAGGCTGGCTCTACAGATGCCTGTCTGACCTTCATTTCCAGCAACCTCTTGTGTGTCCTTAAAGTGCAACATCCCACCATCCCACAGCGCAAAGCTACAGTCTTACTGCTGAATCTGTCCTTGTTGTAATGGACTCTCTCCTCTGCTCCACTGCAGTGCACAGCTCTCCCATTGTCAGTaacatctctctttctctttgtgcTGTTGGATCCCAGATCTACTTCTACTGGCTCTGCCGGGATACAGGTGCATTTACCTGGTTCAATGACCTGCTCGCCTCCCTGGAGCAAGAGATGGAGGAATCTGGCAAAACAGGTTTCCTGAACTACCGACTCTTCCTCACAGTCTGGGACAACAGCGTTGTGAGTCACACACACCATACGGTCCTGATGGCAGATGTGTCACAGTCTAGGAGAGGAGAACACTATGGCCCAGAAGAGAACAGGGGAGAATGTCTCTAGGTGGGAATGGGAAGAAGGTGAGAACACCATGTTAAAAGCTAGACAAGATGAACACAGGCACCAGAGTGGAGATTCTGCCATTTAACCCCTCAGGGAGGGTGGCAACAGTTGAGGCCAACGCCTCATGAATGAGGGCTCCTGCAGCCCGTCTGTTGGGTTCCAGATGTTGGCAGGACGTCTGCCTGTTCTCACTCCTCATCTCCTGTAACTCTAGGTTGGCCAAGCAGCTTTCAACTTTGATAACGACACAGATGTGGTGACAGGTCTCAAACAGAAAACCGCCTTTGGGAGACCCATGTGGAGCAATGAGTTCTCTGCAGTGGCAACTGCCCACCCCAGGTAAGTGTCTAGTGCCCTGGAGACCATATTGCTAGAGATGGAAATGTGTCTTCAAGCTACCTGGCCTCTTCCTCCTCAGATTGCATGCCCAGCAAGTCTAGTGCTGCTTCTGTAAGCACAGGTGCCACCTAAGGACACTGAGAGTATGTCTGGACTACCCGCCGCATCGgcgggtagtgtttgatgtatctgggatcgatttattgtgtctcatctggagggacgcgataaatcgatccgtgaattgacgcccgtactccaccttggcaggaggagtaagcggagtcgacgggggaacTGCAGCAGTTGACTCGCcctgtgaggacggccaggtaaaccgaactaagatacttcgacttcagctgcgtgaatagcgtagctgaagttgcatatcttagttcaaccccccaccaccactagtgtagcccaggcctgagaATGAGCTGCATATTCTATAGAACCAGAATGATTAGATTAATAGGTTAGGGACTATTGTAATcatctgaccccctgtataacatAAGCCAGAGAACTtgccaaaacaattcctagagcagatcttctagaaaaacagcagcaaagaatcctgtggcaccttatagactaacagatgttttggagcatgagctttcgtgggtgaatacccacttcgtcagatgcatgcatggcagaaaaacagccaatcttgatttaaaaaatgctagtaatggagaattcaccataactcttggtaaattgttccaatggttaattactgaaGAATTCCCAGATTATTGGATGTGCTGTCACATCCAATACAGCCTAGGTTTTTTCAGCGGTGCAGAACACCTACAGCTCCTACTACCGTCAGGTGGAGTCGTggctgctcagcatctctgaaaactggGCCCAAGGCCGAAATTCAAGGATCTTCTAtggcaatggttttcaacctttttttcatctGCGGACCCCTAACAAATTTCAAATGGatgtgcggacccctttggaatgATCTTAGACCACAGGACTTAGACCTGCGGACCAGagtgaaaaccactgttctataggATGATAGCAAAGCGTCTCTTGAGGGAAGCACTGGGAAGAACTGAAGGTTTCCTGCACAGATCATAAATACCCTGCACAGTAAAATCCTTCTCCATGGC
It includes:
- the NOX1 gene encoding NADPH oxidase 1, encoding MGNWVLNHWFPAVVIAAWLGLNVFLFVYYFLLFDRDKKFYYTRVLLGSALAWARASAKCLNFNSMLILLPVCRNLLSFLRGTCLCCRRTMRKQLDRNLTFHKLVAYAIALFTAVHIIAHLCNFEWYNDSQQAADGSLSSILSNLHQDEESNKWLNPIHTNSTTPAYVTFTTIPGLTGVIITLALILMVTSSMEFIRRSYFEVFWYTHHLFIIYFAGLVIHGIAGLVRGQTAESLNKHNPEHCAQDPRYWGGNNTDSHCEEPEFGSIPAESWQWVLIPILLYVFERVLRFWRSRQRVVVTKAVVHPSKVLELQMHKKGFSMEVGQYIFINCPSVSHLEWHPFTLTSAPEEDFFSVHIRAAGDWTENLIDTFQQQKPKTPRIEVDGPFGTASEDVFQYEVAMLVGAGIGVTPFASVLKSIWYKFQHADQRLKTKKIYFYWLCRDTGAFTWFNDLLASLEQEMEESGKTGFLNYRLFLTVWDNSVVGQAAFNFDNDTDVVTGLKQKTAFGRPMWSNEFSAVATAHPRSVVGVFLCGPQALAKSLQKCCHQYSSLDPRKVKFYFNKENF